The Flexivirga oryzae DNA window CACGACTGCCGCGATGGCGCCGACCGGAATGGCGAGCGCGGCGATGACGACCATTCGCGGTGTCGCGCGGAAGTCGCCGAGGTGGTGGACGTCGCGCGGTACGTCGTTCGGCGCAATGGGCTGGGTCGAGCTCAACGGGGTCACTCTCTTGTCATGTGCACTGGTTCACATTTATATCGTGACACGACTATGTCGTGCGACGACATAGTATAGGGTTGCCCGAAATCACAACGGAAGGTCCAATCCGTGGCCACGCGCCCGCGCGTCACCGACGCCGACTACGCACGCCTGTTGCGGATGCGCACGCGCCTGCGCAAATTCGAGCACTGGAGCGCGGCACAGGCGGCGGCGATGGGGCTCACCGCGAGCCAGCATCAGCTGCTGCTCGCCATCCGCGGGCACGGCGGGGACGAGGGCCCGACGATCGGGGAGGTCGCCGACTACCTGCTGGTCCGGCACAACACCGCGGTCGAGCTGGTCAACCGCACCCAGGAGCTCGGGCTGATCGACCGGCACCGCGACGGCGCCGACCACCGGGTCGTGCGGCTCAGCCTCACCGACGAGGGCCGCGAACGACTCAACGCGCTGTCCGCGGACCACCTGGAGGAGCTGGCCCGGCTGGCGCAGGTGGTCGACGAACTCTTCGACACCCTGCACACCTGATCTCCCCCGCCCGTTTGGCAGGATCGGCGTATGAGCAACAACACCACTCCGGCCGAACTGGCCGACGACGCCGTCATCCTCGATGTCCGCCGCCAGGACGAGTGGGACGCCGGCCACGCGCCGACCGCCGTCCACATCCCCATCGAGGAGCTGCAGGACCGGCTCGGCGAGCTGCCCTCGACCGACGGCCCGATCCCGGTCGTCTGCCGCGGCGGTGGCCGGTCCGCCCGAGCCGCCAAGTGGCTGGGCGAGAACGGCTACCAGGCGATCAACGTCTCCGGCGGCATGAAGGCGTGGCACGCGGCCGGCAAGCCGATGGAGAGCGCGAGCGGCGACCCGGAAGTCATTTGAGGCCGCACCGCCGGCTTGCCAGACTTGGGGCGTGGCCACCCAGTACCCCGAGATCAGCGACCAGTTCCGCGGGTTCATCGAGGAGCAGCACCTGTTCTTCGTCGGCACCGCGGCGCGCGACGGTCGGGTCAACGTGTCCCCGAAGGGCCTGGACTCGCTGCGCGTGCTCGGCCCCGATCGGGTCGTCTGGCTGAACGGCACCGGTAGCGGGAACGAGACGGCCGCCCACCTGCTGGACACACCGCGGATGACGCTGATGTTCTGCTCGTTCACCCGCACGCCGATCGTGCTGCGGTTGTATGGCGCGGCGCGGGTCCTGCACCGGCGCGATCCGGAGTGGGACGAGTTGATCGACCTGTTCCCGCCGATGCGCGGAGCACGCAACATCTTCGACCTGCGGGTCGAGCTGGTGCAGAAGTCCTGCGGTTACGGTGTGCCGCTGTTCGACTTCCAGGAGGACCGCACGCTGATGGACTCGTGGGCGGCCAAGAAGGGTGCGGACGGCCTCGCCACCTACCAGCGGGACACCAACCAGCGCAGCATCGACGGCCTCCCCACCGGGCTGTTCGACGACACCCGCTGAGGCGTCCGATCTCGCCACCGGTTGCACCGCGCCGACATCGACCGGCGCAATAAGTCACACCAACACCACCGGCATCTGGTGGAATGGAGGTGTGATCGCGAGGGGAGGGCGACCATGACAACCGCACCCGCCGGTTCGACGCCGACCGGCGCACCGGCTTCGGAAACCACGCGTTTCGTCGCGCCGGACATCGACAATCTGAACGTCCGGATGGGGCCGAGCACGTCATACCCAGCCGTCGGCCTGCTGATGCCCGGCGCGCAGGTGACCGGCGTCAGCCTCCCGGGGCAGGACTGGCTCCAGGTGACGCACGGTCCACTGACCGGCGCCTGCGTCAGCGGCGACTACCTGACCGACGAGGCGCCTCCGGCGACACCCGCGACCCCCTGTCCGCGCATCGAAGGACGGGTCACCACCGACGACCAGTTCGCCAACATCCGGTCCGGCCCGGACTTCTCGCACCCGATCGTCGGGCGCTACCAGCACCACGAGCTGGTCAGCGGCAGCCTCGTCGACGACGGACCCTGGATCCGCACCGAACGCGGCTACGTCAACGGCGGCACCCTCACCCTGCACACGCCCGACCCGA harbors:
- a CDS encoding pyridoxamine 5'-phosphate oxidase family protein — translated: MATQYPEISDQFRGFIEEQHLFFVGTAARDGRVNVSPKGLDSLRVLGPDRVVWLNGTGSGNETAAHLLDTPRMTLMFCSFTRTPIVLRLYGAARVLHRRDPEWDELIDLFPPMRGARNIFDLRVELVQKSCGYGVPLFDFQEDRTLMDSWAAKKGADGLATYQRDTNQRSIDGLPTGLFDDTR
- a CDS encoding SH3 domain-containing protein produces the protein MTTAPAGSTPTGAPASETTRFVAPDIDNLNVRMGPSTSYPAVGLLMPGAQVTGVSLPGQDWLQVTHGPLTGACVSGDYLTDEAPPATPATPCPRIEGRVTTDDQFANIRSGPDFSHPIVGRYQHHELVSGSLVDDGPWIRTERGYVNGGTLTLHTPDPSCLNGRIPEHLLSPIPLCYNATGEFDPGYTATTPRYLNGAALDALHRLQAAFKRRFGHFATIDLTYRSYDEQQFWFEKFSSPRAATPGTSNHGYGLAIDFEERETPWIYSWGAVANEWLLAHQARFGFDNPFASTLQEGEDYHFNFVG
- a CDS encoding rhodanese-like domain-containing protein; protein product: MSNNTTPAELADDAVILDVRRQDEWDAGHAPTAVHIPIEELQDRLGELPSTDGPIPVVCRGGGRSARAAKWLGENGYQAINVSGGMKAWHAAGKPMESASGDPEVI
- a CDS encoding MarR family transcriptional regulator; this encodes MATRPRVTDADYARLLRMRTRLRKFEHWSAAQAAAMGLTASQHQLLLAIRGHGGDEGPTIGEVADYLLVRHNTAVELVNRTQELGLIDRHRDGADHRVVRLSLTDEGRERLNALSADHLEELARLAQVVDELFDTLHT